The stretch of DNA tattgcctctgaggtttgaggtttgactttcttcttttaaaaacttctgagcttttagattgactTGCCTCAGGTActgtgaaggtgtgaaaacacaagaaggggggggttgaattgtgttttagtcaagtttaaaactttttcaagttcttaacttaactacaacagcagcggataaataacacaataaaacaagttaagagagagagagagatcacacaaacaatttatactggttcctctcacaaaacgagagtagtccagtccccttgtacttccaagggatttcactataatcacacaagattacacctgctcaagcacacaagcaagagacttctcaacaatgctcaagcacacaagcttaagacttcacacttaagcacacaagcttaagtttcctcaagtaatagtaaagtatatgaaagtatacagatgctcttagaagaacctaaagagagcaaatacaaagagtacagagtatttgactaaagtgcaaaaacacttgataagaggttcagagcttgtatacacagaattcagagtttgttcagcgcacgttcaatccttgataattgttatatatattgcagctgatccttctagtatatataccaccagaaaagagtcgttgcaaaaagaaccgttggagttgataatcttttgtcttcaagcagtctgtcttgatgcagtttgtttgtatctaaactgagtaagagtttcagatactttgactactgcagagtggactttccttattcagctaacaagtctgaagacccacgttctcaagtgaggacagacaaaacgagagtagctgaactgatcaggcttgaaaggtccttttcttcattggtagaagagttgacttgcaaagggaatcttcacagctttcaaaaagatcttcagaggttgatgaagctttagtcacttaagaagttctgaagacttcatcatctgaaggttgtaacttctgaagtccaacatcttctgagcgcttgtgaacttctgaattcacatcctctgagcttcactcagagcttatctgatgcttatatctgcgcacttaaaataaatttttagtccttccaattatttattaatactttgttatcatcaaaacctttatagatttaggggctaacatttttaaatcaattttgttccaacatactgaagttcctttggttccagaagttgaagtctcagattttgaagttttcagaacatctgaactaatattATCAGGTTCTGAATAACTCCTATCTTATGaacttttcttcccagatcctgaggaacttggttcctctgagctgtcagcttctaattttctcagatcatcatcctcattttcCAGAGCACCAaaattctttccctcttcactttgtggtacaacataataaacccaagattttccaacctttttgggataggtttttagctttgaatatgttctaccatattcatagccaactcCCTCTCccctatgtctcatgacattataaacaagatttgcagctttgctcttcccaaggtttagatgcacaaactgttgaagagccatttcttgctcatcaacaggtttgtgacaaacaacACATCCTTTTTCAAGATCATTCACTctgttcagagtttcttgatataggcCTTGAAAATGACCTTTCTGTTCACTCAAAGTGTTAaatttttcttgtaaaactttttgtttacttaacactctgagatgtttctcaatgaccttgttaagtgcagttaaaagttgagatttagaacagtcagaaaatacctcatctgtaacttctgaatctgattctgattcatcctctgaatcTGCATCTGAGTTAGTTGAAGCCattagggctagatttgcctcttcctcttcctcaacttcCTCCTCAAATGATAGCTcctcaaaagtagccatcagactcttcttcaatttgctcttaaattgttgttTCTTTGAGTTATATCTCttgcttttgtctttggcagacatttctggacagtcagcaataaaatGTCCAGGCTTCTTATAGTTGAAGCAATTCTTTTGATCTTCCTTTTTGTTCACAAAGTTTCTTGAGTTGTTGCCTTTGAAGTTCTTTTTGTTAAACCTGTTCCACTGTTGAAATTTAgtaaataaagcaaactcatcttcattcatttcatcatcttgaccatctgcagaagattcttcctcaatgtcaagaagctgagtcttaagagctttggaagaagtcctagttgactgtaaagccacagactttgacttcttcttagcttctgaattagcattcagaaccatttcatggcttctgagattgcttatcagagcctcaagactcagagtcttgagattttgagcttcctcaattgcagtgaccttaggtctccatgCAAGGGGAAGActcctcagaatcttctgaacatggtcatatgTGGAATAGCTTCTCTTCAGAACTTTTAGACCAGACACAAGAGtctgaaaccttgtaaacatggTTTCAATTGTTTCATCCTTTtccatagtgaaaagttcatattgccttatcaagagactagccttagcctcttgaaccttttcgtTACCATCGTAGGTAGCACACATGGAGTCAAAGATAGACTTAGCAGAggacttgttttctattctgacatagtcttcatgtctaatagcaccaacaacaatgtcctttactctttgatgttttgtgtagattttcAGGTTCGCTGGGGTGAGTAACTTTctgtgctcaatggacaatttaccatgttcatttaagttttcaaaagttacccCCAACttaaccaaatcccacaactcatgatctaTAGCAGtgatattgctatacagtctttctttccaccattcaaataatgacgcatcaccattgaatataggggcttttctattgccactatgttcatatGATTCATTATTTAAATACTCATGACCAAAAGCAGGTGTAGGTCtagaaccaccaccaccaccaccagagTTACTGGTTCTAGTACTTTCATCTCCATCTCCAGACATaatgttctcacaagatcttttactgtctcactgttaagtgaaagtaacagaccagtgctctagataccaatgaagggtgtgaaaacacaagaaaggggggggttgaattgtgttttagccaagttaaaactttttcaaagttcttaacttaactaagttagcagcggataagtaacacaaataataacaagataagagagagagaaagcacacaagcaatttatactggttcctctcacaaaacgagagtagtccagtccccttgcacttccaagggatttcactataatcacacaagattacaaatgctcaagcacacaagcaagagacttcaccacaatgcttaagcacacaagcttaagacttctcaaaaCTATCAGAGTTAATAAAGTTGTTGGATGAATACAATAGCTCTCAAGTGAACCTTAAGGATCAAATACAATGAGTATATAAAACTACagagtatttggactaagagttaaaaacactagttcagaggttcagagcttgtattcgcaaATATGAAATGTTCGAGCGCGTGTGTAATCCTTGATAATCTTTTcaactgattcttctagtatatgtATAACTaggaaagagtcgttgcaaagatgaccgttgatgaagataaccttttgtcttcaagcagcttgtcttgatgcagtttggttgtttctaaaactgagtaagagtttcaaacactttgaccatgtgcagagaagactttccttattcagctaataagtctgatgtcccacgttctcaagagtggacagacaaaatgagagtagctgttctgatcaagcttgaaaggtccttttcttcattgataGGAGAGTTGACTtacaaaagagaatcttcacagacttcaagaagatcttcagagtttgaagAAACTCAGTCgttaagaagttctgatgacTTCATCTTCTGAAgattgtaacttctgaagttcaATAACTTCTGAGTGCTTGCGAACTTCTGAGCTTTATTCAGAGCTTATCTGGagctaagttctgcacacttaaattaaacttttagtccttccaattatttattaatattttgttatcatcaaaaccttaatagatttaggggtaaacatttttaaatcaattttgttccaacataaggttctcttaagagcagttgtattcattcaacaactttattaacTCTGATAgtttgagaagtcttaagcttgcgTGCTtaagcattgtggtgaagtctcttgcttgtgtgcttgagcatttgtaatcttgtgtgattatagtgaaatcccttggaagtgcaaggggactggactactctcgttttgtgagaggaaccagtataaattgcttgtgtgctttctctctctctctcttatcttgCTATtatctgtgttatttatccgctgctaacttagttaagttaagaactttgaaaaagttttaacttggctaaaacacaattcaacccccccttcttgtgttttcacaccatCACTTATATGTGATAACTTTGTTCTGACTCTATACCATAGTCTCCTTATAATCAAGTGAAATACTAGAtagagttttaaaaaaatgacagtTTCAGGTATTAGCGCGTGgttcaattttcaattaataTTGATATTCTCCCCCCTTTTGGCATCAGTCAAAAAGAAATAACTACGTAAAAGAATTGTTTCAAAACGCAAGTTTCAAAGTGGTCAAagcgaagaaaaaaaattgtgaaaactGTAATTGTAATTAAGAGGGCGTTAAGAACCAGGTAGCAAAAAGGTTATAAATAGCTATACCTAAAAACAGATGGAGTACAAAACATAACAGTTGAAAATAGCAACAGAGAATGAAACGATCAAGCAAAAGAATTGCAGAAGCACAGAAGAAGAAAGATGAGGAGAAGGGGAAGGCAGATGAAGATTACGCAAGATTCTTGGCAACATATGATCCAGAGAAAGAAGATTCAACTGAAGTCCAATCCAAACTGAGAGAAAGGGCATCAGAGGAGTCGGTTCAAAGTTCTTAAAAATGTATCATGAAATCAtatgtaccagaatttcaattttaatgaaTAAAGGAGTTTTGAGTTTTTGCtttcccaagtttttttttttaaaaaaattaaccaacAATGAACGAAATTAAGTAAACTTAACCAAAACAAAAGATGTTCCAAAGACAATACAAAATAATACACAATTAATAATAACACAaggtgcatagaatcctagggtttttGAGAGAGAAGGCTAAGGATTTTCTTCAAGTCTGCACCCATTTCTGCTTGTGTAGCATTCATAGCCTCTTGTTCTTCTTTTAGAGATGCCAGCTTTCCATTCACTTCCATCTTAAATGCTTCAAATGCAGAGAGTTCAGAAGGAATTATATGTTCCTTCTTAACAAGTGCATACTAAGCTCACTATCCAACAACCCAATGTTTTCTTTCCAAATCTCATTCTTAAGCATATCTGCATTGAAGAAGTCATTTGAAATGCTGAATCTACCCTTCCTGCGCATCTGAGCTTGATCAAATTCCATGTTGACTCCTTTAACCCATTGCTTGGTCTTCATCTGATACTCAATGAGTTCATTAACATCTCCATTCTGCACCTTGGATAGCATCTGaacacttcttcagaagttacatCTTCAGAACCTGTAAGTAGGATAACACCTATCAGAAGTTCTGAGGATTGTATcatctgaattttttttatttcttttaacaaaGTTCAATGGCTCTGACGACTATAAGTGGAAACGTTTCAGTTAACTTTCTTAATGACAGTTGTCCACTTATATGTCAGTTACTTAATTTATCTTTAACACGTATCTTGAATCTGATTGGGTAAAGGCAGTTAATGATGAATTTAGCAATAAAGTGGCAATTTGTCTCGATTAACTCCCTATGTCTTGTGTCTTTATGTTAAGTTcttctttttattcaaaaattcaCTTATTCACATAAGTTCACACAAGCacttcacaacctacacttttcATCTTCTCTCTAAACCTCAGAAAATATTCTTTCTCCCTTCAATCTTAGCAAACCCTACCTAAACTTTCAACAATGGAAGCTGGTGCGTCATCGTCATCTTCTCGTCCTCCTGTGTTCAGTAAACCTCCAATCTTCCTAACCAAGAGATTCGACAAGGAAGAAAAAATGTCTACTCCGTATGAGAAATTGGAACTGGTAATCGAACAACCTGTAGACTTCGAAAGTCTGAAAGCTAATGGGTATGATGTTAAGAAGTATTTTGAAGATCAGTATTGGATGAACTTCTTTGACATTCTGAATGGTCCGGTTTATACTGAGTTAGTAAAGGATTTTTGGCCAAGATGCGAAGTGGTGGAAAAGGAAGACGCTGATAGGGAATACAAACTGAAGGTTGCTGAGAATCCAAAGGTCAACAAAGGGAAATCTCGTCGTGATTTGGGTTTAAGAGAGTTTACAGAAACAGAAATTAGGTCTGGAGTTTCTGGGTTTGAAGTGGTTATTACTCAAACCACAATTGCTGAACTTCTGAAAATTCCTAATGAAGGATTTTGTATCGACTTTagcaaagaaggaagagaaTCTCCTTATGCTAACATGATCAACAGATATCTGTATGAATCTGAACTCTCTGAACCAACAAACAAGACTCTCCATCTGAAGAAACCAGTTAAGGTTCTGGTTAAGATTATGCAAGGTTCAATCTTTCCCAGGTCAGGAGGAACAGACCAAGTGTCTTGGAATCACAGACACTTTCTGTTCAAGCATCAGGGCTGGTATGGCTGTCAGGAATCCCTCCAAGAAGATTGTCTAACCCAGATTGATTAGTGAACTCTTCCATCAGTGTACTATGGTCAGAAGGATTCAAGAAGCAGGTGCTGAATACATTTTGAACACTGCAAGAGGAACAATTTTGACTGGAAAGTCTTTGAAGAAAATGAACTTACTGTCTGAAcctgttggatatttgaattggcttaattttgctaaaacaaatatactaacaagatgttggaaaacatgttacaacatcatactgtatcaaggaaatctcgcgcatttaagagagcatctgctatttatggaaatccacttaaagagcacgcttaatggagatttgatctgatcaggaattttaaggataagataagacttaatggtacaatgGTATGATCACACTTATCCTAGAAAgtcccttaaacacttttggaaagtttctatacattcttgatgaagatcaaaagagaatcagatcacccTTTATGActctcaaggagcgtcctattgattctgaagcaagaggagcgtgctaaatcattatatatacgaagaccaagctcaagactaagtatctcattgaaaagtattagttacacatattgagtctttgttgagtcttttattatttgattgtaattcttgcttgtggattctataacacgagttaagaagtgagtttattgttttaaggttactcctaagctttgaagtacggagtttaccgtgtgtgattcacttgaatcttttaagcaaaagtgaagtattgtcttggtaagttgttgccacatcattcccaacattgtataatcaacacaggctgtgttgtgtgagtggaagtgagatgggatctcatgtctaggagttcctaggcagaagttgcatgagtagtgtcgaggttataaggcgtaaaccaggggtttgctggaggtcttagtttaaggcgtaaatcctagggtttgctggaggtcttagtaactagagctattagtggatttccttcctggattggtatcccccagagtaggcagttggctgaactgggttaacaattacttgtgcactttatttattttctgtcagtattttatatgttat from Trifolium pratense cultivar HEN17-A07 linkage group LG5, ARS_RC_1.1, whole genome shotgun sequence encodes:
- the LOC123885967 gene encoding uncharacterized protein LOC123885967, encoding MEAGASSSSSRPPVFSKPPIFLTKRFDKEEKMSTPYEKLELVIEQPVDFESLKANGYDVKKYFEDQYWMNFFDILNGPVYTELVKDFWPRCEVVEKEDADREYKLKVAENPKVNKGKSRRDLGLREFTETEIRSGVSGFEVVITQTTIAELLKIPNEGFCIDFSKEGRESPYANMINRYLYESELSEPTNKTLHLKKPVKVLVKIMQGSIFPRSGGTDQVSWNHRHFLFKHQGWYGCQESLQEDCLTQID